A genomic window from Yarrowia lipolytica chromosome 1D, complete sequence includes:
- a CDS encoding uncharacterized protein (Compare to YALI0D00495g, similar to uniprot|P32837 Saccharomyces cerevisiae YDL210w UGA4 GABA-specific high-affinity permease): MGELELEAQQSVHQHDEAVLADIGYKPELARNFSMLQVFGIAFSIMGLLPSIATTLSYTLPAGPYGMVWGWFVASGCIMTVGLAMAELGSALPTSGGLYWWTYHFAPEGAKRPLSFLVGYSNTLGLTGGIMSIDYGFAQIFVSVIIIATDGKWNPSPYTVYGIFAACVISHALVGSLGTSHMAKAQTVCIYTNIAIIVVMIIALPIGGRHHLNSGEYMFGHIDNLTDGWPSGWVFFLTWLSPIWTIGSFDSCVHMSEEASNASRAVPFGIISSIGMCWVLGFVINIVFVAVLPHDISPLLETVYQQPMAQLVYDVLGKNWAIGIMVVLFVLQWTMGLSIVTAASRQSWAFSRDGALPFSNFFKVINEKFSNPVRCVWGNSILALAIGCLCMIDAAAAAALFSLSAGGNALAWGVPIFLKLVWGRKKFVPGPFYMGDFLSVAVAAFACFYLTFTIALLQFPQTTSHPTKETMNYTCIILAAVWGGCLSYYYLFAHKWYQGPKTTLEPVVVDGQVVGYNEEADHHKKIEADYDHGHQASSQTSSE, from the coding sequence ATGGGAGAACTAGAACTAGAAGCCCAACAGTCAGTACACCAACACGATGAAGCCGTACTGGCCGATATTGGTTACAAGCCCGAGCTGGCCCGAAACTTCTCCATGCTACAAGTGTTTGGTATTGCTTTCTCCATCATGGGCCTGCTGCCCTCCATCGCGACCACCCTCTCTTACACACTTCCGGCAGGTCCCTACGGTATGGTGTGGGGTTGGTTTGTTGCATCAGGATGCATTATGACGGTGGGTTTGGCCATGGCAGAGCTTGGATCGGCTCTTCCTACCTCTGGAGGTCTCTACTGGTGGACATATCACTTTGCTCCCGAAGGAGCCAAACGACCtctttcttttcttgtGGGATACTCGAACACCCTCGGTCTTACCGGCGGAATCATGTCGATCGACTACGGATTCGCCCAAATCTTCGTCAgtgtcatcatcatcgcGACAGACGGCAAATGGAACCCTTCCCCCTACACTGTCTACGGAATTTTTGCAGCCTGTGTGATTTCTCACGCTCTGGTCGGGTCTCTCGGTACTAGCCACATGGCCAAGGCCCAGACAGTTTGCATTTACACCAACATTGCCATCATTGTCGTCATGATCATCGCTCTGCCAATTGGAGGACGGCACCATCTCAACTCCGGAGAGTATATGTTTGGACACATTGACAACCTGACTGACGGCTGGCCTTCCGGCTgggtcttcttcctcaCCTGGCTGAGTCCAATTTGGACAATTGGATCGTTCGATTCATGTGTTCACATGTCAGAGGAAGCCTCCAACGCATCCAGGGCGGTCCCCTTTGGTATTATCTCGTCTATTGGCATGTGCTGGGTTCTTGGATTTGTTATCAACATTGTCTTTGTAGCTGTTCTTCCTCACGACATCTCTCCTCTTCTGGAGACTGTCTACCAGCAGCCGATGGCTCAGCTCGTTTACGACGTTCTCGGAAAGAACTGGGCTATTGGAATCATGGTCGTCCTGTTCGTTCTCCAGTGGACTATGGGTCTGTCTATCGTGACTGCTGCCTCTCGACAATCCTGGGCCTTCTCTCGAGACGGAGCTCTACCATTCTCAAACTTCTTCAAGGTCATCAACGAGAAGTTCTCTAACCCCGTCCGTTGTGTTTGGGGCAACTCCATCCTTGCTCTTGCTATCGGCTGTCTCTGTATGATTGACGCagccgcagcagcagctctcTTCTCATTGTCTGCAGGAGGAAACGCTCTGGCTTGGGGTGTTCCTATCTTCTTGAAGCTCGTCTGGGGCCGGAAGAAGTTTGTACCTGGACCCTTCTACATGGGAGATTTCCTGTCTGTTGCCGTAGCTGCTTTTGCTTGCTTTTACCTCACATTCACCATTGCCCTGCTCCAGTTCCCCCAGACAACCTCCCACCCAACAAAGGAGACCATGAACTACACATGCATCATTTTGGCGGCAGTGTGGGGTGGTTGTCTCAGTTATTACTATTTGTTCGCCCACAAGTGGTACCAGGGTCCCAAGACGACTCTGGAGCCCGTTGTGGTTGATGGACAGGTGGTTGGATACAACGAGGAGGCGGACCACCACAAAAAGATCGAAGCTGATTATGACCATGGCCATCAAGCCTCTAGTCAGACCAGTTCTGAGTGA
- a CDS encoding uncharacterized protein (Compare to YALI0D00561g, similar to Saccharomyces cerevisiae SYF1 (YDR416W); ancestral locus Anc_5.519, similar to uniprot|Q9P7R9 Schizosaccharomyces pombe Cell cycle control protein cwf3): MSQHELDIASSPGDVRPWIRYISSVKNDKTTARQKCILFERAVTALPRSYKLWKEYLDFRSGLCTGLNPIKHADEYDRVNALYEKSLVLLHKMPVIWLQYLQFLMLQPKVTKTRSVINEALRSLPVQQHPRVLKLALQFGTKVGGPTSVQIWKRYVLAYPDQKETMAQSLIKMGYHGEAAVVLIELLNASGDNYALWTELVDLIGESDKLTLEPPVEQIISSGIKRFPDQRGPLTVQLANFLVRNGDLESARDVFEDGITTANTVRDFTVVFDAYAEFEERIVTHLIENESPMADLRIAKLDHLLERRPFLISDVRLRREPYSVLEWQKRIALYEDPAETVAAYTEAVQSIPPAKADGKLSQLWISWAKFYAEDRETACEIYHKATLVPYKSVSELADVYLAWSQYESENDHWENAVKIIKQALESPNTHVSYHNSDLTAQDRIHKSVRLWSYYADLVESYGTFEETKQVYEKIMALDLLTPLFVVNYATLLEENDHFEEMFKVYEKGISLFEESAFEIWNLYLVKASPRLGLERLRDLFEDAISKFPTQKALYILYGKLEEDRGLVRNAMRVYSAMCDHVKTSETFKYYIGRTVENFGLAATRPVYDKALESLPNKDASELALDYAQMEEKLGEIDRARAIYGYGSQFSDPQIIKYYDAWHKFEVAHGTEDTFKDMLRIKRSIQAQFNTDIHYATTAAEVKKGTVQEFVKGETVQKGNIEPPVAQANEDEIELDI, from the coding sequence ATGTCGCAACACGAATTGGATATCGCCTCCAGTCCTGGCGACGTGCGTCCATGGATCCGGTACATTTCGTCCGTCAAAAACGACAAGACTACCGCGCGACAAAAATGCATACTCTTTGAGCGTGCCGTCACAGCCCTTCCACGGTCATATAAGCTGTGGAAAGAGTATCTTGACTTTCGAAGTGGCCTGTGCACGGGTCTGAATCCAATCAAGCACGCCGACGAGTACGATCGCGTCAATGCGCTCTACGAGAAATCTCTGGTGCTGCTCCACAAAATGCCCGTCATCTGGTTACAGTACCTGCAGTTTCTGATGCTGCAACCCAAGGTGACGAAAACCAGAAGCGTCATCAACGAGGCTCTGCGGTCATTACCAGTGCAACAACATCCCCGAGTGCTGAAACTGGCGCTGCAGTTTGGTACAAAGGTAGGAGGACCCACAAGCGTGCAGATTTGGAAACGATATGTACTGGCATATCCTGATCAGAAGGAGACTATGGCTCAATCATTGATTAAGATGGGATATCATGGAGAGGCAGCTGTTGTTCTTATTGAGCTTTTAAATGCATCCGGAGACAACTACGCACTTTGGACGGAACTTGTGGACCTGATAGGAGAGAGTGACAAGCTGACGCTGGAGCCCCCGGTGGAACAGATCATTTCATCGGGTATTAAGCGGTTTCCCGACCAGAGAGGACCCCTCACCGTGCAATTGGCAAACTTTCTGGTTCGAAACGGCGATCTGGAGTCCGCCAGAGACGTGTTTGAGGACGGAATCACAACAGCCAACACGGTGCGAGACTTCACTGTTGTGTTTGATGCATATgccgagtttgaggagcGAATCGTGACACATCTGATTGAAAACGAGTCGCCAATGGCCGATTTGCGGATCGCTAAATTGGACCATCTCCTTGAACGACGCCCCTTTCTCATCTCTGATGTGCGACTACGACGAGAACCGTACTCAGTCCTTGAGTGGCAGAAACGAATTGCCCTCTACGAGGATCCCGCTGAGACTGTGGCTGCATACACCGAGGCAGTTCAGTCCATTCCACCTGCAAAGGCTGACGGAAAGCTGTCGCAACTGTGGATCTCCTGGGCTAAATTTTACGCAGAAGATCGAGAAACCGCATGTGAAATCTATCACAAGGCCACTCTGGTGCCCTACAAGTCTGTGTCTGAGCTGGCAGACGTCTACCTGGCATGGAGTCAATATGAGAGTGAAAACGACCATTGGGAGAATGCAGTCAAAATCATCAAGCAAGCGTTGGAGTCTCCCAACACACACGTTTCTTACCACAACTCGGACCTGACGGCTCAGGATCGAATTCACAAGAGTGTGCGTCTGTGGTCGTACTACGCCGACTTGGTTGAGTCGTACGGAACATTTGAAGAGACGAAACAAGTGTATGAGAAAATCATGGCGCTAGATCTGCTGACCCCTCTGTTTGTGGTCAACTACGCCACCTTGCTGGAAGAAAACGACCATTTCGAAGAAATGTTCAAGGTCTATGAGAAGGGAATCTCGCTGTTTGAAGAGAGCGCATTTGAAATCTGGAACCTGTATTTGGTTAAGGCTTCTCCCCGTTTGGGACTGGAGCGATTGAGAGACTTGTTTGAAGATGCAATTTCGAAGTTCCCAACACAAAAGGCCCTCTATATTCTCTACGGTAAGCTTGAGGAGGATAGGGGACTGGTGAGAAACGCGATGAGGGTGTACTCGGCCATGTGTGACCATGTCAAGACTTCGGAGACGTTCAAGTACTATATCGGTCGAACTGTGGAGAACTTTGGTCTTGCGGCTACCCGACCTGTCTACGATAAGGCTCTCGAGTCTCTTCCTAATAAGGACGCCTCTGAGCTTGCTTTGGACTATGCTcagatggaggagaagctgggtGAGATTGACCGAGCGAGGGCCATCTACGGCTACGGCTCTCAGTTCTCCGATCCTCAGATTATCAAATATTACGACGCATGGCACAAGTTTGAGGTTGCCCACGGTACCGAAGACACATTCAAGGATATGTTGCGAATCAAGCGGTCAATCCAGGCCCAGTTCAACACAGACATCCACTATGCCACCACAGCAGCCGAAGTCAAGAAGGGGACTGTTCAGGAGTTCGTCAAGGGTGAAACTGTGCAGAAAGGCAACATTGAGCCTCCTGTTGCCCAGGCTAACGAGGATGAGATCGAGCTTGATATTTAA
- a CDS encoding uncharacterized protein (Compare to YALI0D00451g, weakly similar to KLLA0E14586g Kluyveromyces lactis IPF 2857.1) has protein sequence MSGFGQKISNKVEEWVEGDQGTHGTHGNASTNPGATQGTSAYNEGSYGNPDATRVPGQSDNFRPTGTSSDPQTFDPVYGNSANNANSYSTDATTGVNGTRAGAPAQAGQGYGSSATGTHGTHGTHGTHGTSGTHGAQSGYGSSATGAQSGYGNSATGAESGYRNPATGATTSTGAQPTVGTHGHHGHHGASHGTHGTSKTGSTSDYGSATGGSGIGGGAAGAASGAPAPVSDGGLGRPAGTYSEQGAPHYKSHGGKETASDKIHNEKVKHQLGTGSHGSSTGSSTGSSTGAQTGYGSSTGAQTGYGSSATGAGAGAGAGATGAGVGSGSHGTHGARGTGSDAYGKNTSSTGSDAYGKNTSSTGTHGKDAYGNDAYGKDSTTGPHSGTHGKEASLGEKFLSHIPGTSEYEERKEGVPLGTTKEQEQFEKEAKKGSSAYDSTGKHGSTGTSAYDSKTGTTGKHGTTGNTGSSAYDSTGTKTGSHTASGVGSNSEYNTKTRANQGQSGEKVFEHHHHHHHHQDGAGTGTGSGIAHPTLGRNNEELLQPGQEGINPTSLGAAEGGIQPGAGLAGGQGINNARVL, from the coding sequence ATGTCAGGATTCGGACAAAAGATTTCAAACAAGGTCGAGGAGTGGGTCGAGGGCGACCAGGGTACCCATGGTACTCACGGTAACGCCTCCACCAACCCCGGCGCTACCCAAGGAACCTCTGCCTACAACGAGGGCTCTTATGGCAACCCCGATGCCACCCGAGTCCCCGGTCAGTCTGACAACTTCCGACCTACCGGAACTTCTTCTGACCCCCAGACTTTTGATCCCGTTTACGGCAACTCTGCCAACAACGCCAACTCTTACTCCACTGATGCCACCACCGGTGTGAACGGTACTCGAGCAGGTGCCCCCGCCCAGGCTGGTCAGGGCTACGGCTCTTCCGCCACTGGAACCCACGGTACTCACGGTACTCATGGTACTCATGGTACTTCTGGAACTCACGGTGCTCAGTCTGGCTACGGTTCTTCAGCTACTGGAGCTCAGTCTGGCTACGGTAACTCCGCTACTGGTGCCGAGTCCGGATACCGAAACCCCGCCACCGGCGCTACCACTTCTACTGGTGCCCAGCCTACCGTTGGTACCCACGGTCACCACGGCCACCACGGTGCTTCTCACGGCACCCACGGTACCTCTAAGACCGGCTCCACCTCCGACTACGGTTCTGCTACCGGTGGATCTGGAATCGGCGGAGGCGCCGCTGGAGCCGCTTCCGGTGCTCCCGCTCCTGTTTCTGACGGTGGTCTTGGCCGACCTGCTGGAACTTACTCCGAGCAGGGTGCTCCTCACTACAAGTCCCACGGAGGTAAGGAAACAGCCTCCGATAAGATCCACAACGAGAAGGTGAAGCACCAGCTTGGCACTGGATCTCACGGCTCTTCTACCGGCTCTTCTACCGGCTCTTCCACCGGCGCCCAGACCGGCTACGGCTCTTCTACTGGCGCTCAGACCGGCTACGGCTCTTCTGCcactggtgctggtgccGGTGCTGGTGCCGGTGCTACTGGCGCTGGTGTCGGCTCTGGATCCCACGGTACTCACGGTGCCCGTGGAACCGGATCGGATGCTTACGGCAAGAACacttcttccactggctCTGATGCTTACGGAAAGAACACTTCTTCTACCGGAACTCACGGAAAGGATGCCTACGGCAACGACGCCTACGGAAAGGACTCTACTACTGGACCCCACAGCGGCACCCATGGTAAGGAGGCTTCTCTCGGCGAGAAGTTCCTCTCTCACATCCCCGGTACCTCCGAGTACGAGGAGCGAAAGGAGGGTGTTCCCCTTGGAaccaccaaggagcaggagcagtttgagaaggaggctaAGAAAGGCTCTTCCGCCTACGACTCCACTGGCAAGCACGGTTCCACCGGCACTTCTGCCTACGACTCCAAGACGGGCACCACTGGAAAGCACGGAACTACTGGAAACACCGGTTCTTCGGCTTACGATTCTACTGGCACGAAGACTGGCTCGCACACCGCCTCTGGTGTCGGTTCCAACTCGGAGTACAACACCAAGACCCGAGCCAACCAGGGCCAGTCTGGTGAGAAGGTCTTTgagcaccaccaccaccaccaccatcaccagGATGGAGCTGGAACTGGTACCGGCTCTGGTATCGCTCATCCCACTCTGGGCCGAAACAACGAGGAGCTTCTGCAGCCTGGTCAGGAGGGCATCAACCCTACCTCTCTCGGTGCTGCCGAGGGCGGAATCCAGCCCGGTGCTGGTCTCGCCGGCGGCCAGGGCATCAACAACGCCCGAGTTCTCTAA
- a CDS encoding uncharacterized protein (Compare to YALI0D00583g, similar to Saccharomyces cerevisiae VMA8 (YEL051W); ancestral locus Anc_5.518, highly similar to uniprot|P32610 Saccharomyces cerevisiae YEL051w VMA8 H+-ATPsynthase V1 domain 32 KD subunit vacuolar): protein MSANNREAVFPTRMTLGMMKGKLKGATQGHNLLKRKSEALTKRFRDITRKIDESKHKMGRVMQTAAFSLAEVTYATGDNINYQVQESVRSARLRVRAKEENVSGVKLPSFSSYYVEENSDFSLTGLGRGGQQVQKAKAVYSKAVETLVELASLQTAFVILDEVIKITNRRVNAIEHVIIPRTENTIKYINSELDELDREEFYRLKKVQDKKARDTAAQDAEQKKQALEAAAREEKVGHAEATESADLTADKDDDVIF, encoded by the exons ATGTCGGCCAATAACAG AGAAGCCGTCTTTCCGACGCGAATGACCTTGGGTATGATGAAGGGAAAGCTCAAGGGAGCTACCCAGGGTCACAACCTGCTGAAGCGAAAGTCCGAGGCCCTGACCAAGCGGTTCAGAGACATTACACGAAAGATTGACGAATCGAAGCACAAAATGGGCAGAGTTATGCAGACCGCAGCCTTCTCTCTCGCTGAGGTCACCTACGCTACCGGCGACAACATCAACTACCAGGTGCAGGAGTCCGTCCGATCCGCTCGTCTGCGTGTGCGTGCCAAGGAAGAGAACGTCTCCGGTGTCAAGTTGCCCTCCTTTTCTTCTTACTACGTCGAGGAGAACTCCGACTTCTCTCTCACCGGTCTTGGTCGAGGTGGCCAACAGGTCCAGAAGGCCAAAGCCGTGTACTCCAAGGCTGTCGAGACCCTTGTCGAGCTTGCGTCCTTACAAACTGCTTTTGTCATTCTCGATGAGGTGATCAAGATCACCAACCGACGAGTCAATGCCATTGAACACGTCATTATCCCCCGAACAGAAAACACAATCAAGTACATCAACTCCGAGCTCGACGAGTTGGACCGAGAGGAGTTCTACCGACTCAAGAAGGTCCAGGATAAGAAGGCGCGAGATACCGCGGCTCAGGACGctgagcagaagaagcaggctctggaggcggCCGCTAGAGAGGAGAAGGTTGGCCATGCCGAAGCGACCGAGTCTGCCGACCTTACCGCTGACAAGGATGATGATGTCATTTTTTAA
- a CDS encoding uncharacterized protein (Compare to YALI0D00473g, no similarity) yields MPTTLNDLPVEIVRILAQHIPSTVLRGVNKRLFLFVDVVYEELSRARYAQLGEIASSPAIRSYHNHICNKNHEDETRIWTPETAEAFPEGSWFFIYHFMLRDVRYFDSQTIQRSSELEREKCDYYDELSDFPAAGTWKYFHKPNGCPGLFAANVHWIEIRYEAYLASGVYDVFLNLRTTDFQSLQPLCYLAIEVTPPQDAMVRRPPMSDLSSLGNMLPEKAHNNQNLILNLGRVSVPESEDKKWNRLCVGITDLSNSIKRRLIFNCLQFRAVLDSQQQRAVTPSEYIEETDDSHTWWSVDRTTVEEEGLMWGAYEELNKLKHDHYVVSNTPVEST; encoded by the coding sequence ATGCCAACAACGCTCAACGACCTCCCCGTTGAGATTGTCCGCATATTAGCCCAGCACATTCCCTCGACCGTCCTGCGAGGTGTCAACAAGCGGCTGTTCCTCTTTGTGGACGTTGTGTATGAGGAGTTGTCGCGTGCCCGATATGCGCAATTAGGCGAAATTGCATCTTCTCCTGCCATTCGAAGCTACCACAATCACATTTGCAACAAGAACCATGAGGACGAGACGAGGATATGGACCCCTGAGACTGCTGAGGCGTTTCCGGAAGGCTCCTGGTTCTTCATCTACCATTTCATGCTGAGAGACGTGCGCTACTTTGACTCGCAGACGATACAACGCAGCAGTGAGCTGGAGCGGGAAAAATGTGACTATTATGACGAGCTGTCGGACtttccagctgctggcaCCTGGAAGTACTTCCACAAGCCCAACGGCTGCCCGGGACTGTTTGCGGCCAACGTGCACTGGATAGAAATCAGATACGAAGCTTACCTGGCGTCTGGCGTGTACGACGTGTTTCTGAATCTGCGAACAACGGATTTCCAGTCGCTGCAGCCGCTGTGCTATCTGGCAATCGAGGTAACGCCTCCCCAGGATGCCATGGTACGCAGACCGCCGATGAGCGACCTGTCAAGTCTGGGTAATATGCTTCCGGAAAAGGCACACAATAACCAAAACCTGATACTGAACCTAGGGAGGGTTTCTGTGCCAGAAAGCGAGGACAAAAAATGGAACCGACTGTGCGTGGGCATCACGGATTTGTCTAACTCTATCAAGAGACGGCTCATATTCAACTGTCTGCAGTTCAGAGCCGTGTTGGATTCGCAGCAACAGCGTGCTGTTACACCCAGCGAGTATATTGAGGAGACAGACGACAGCCACACATGGTGGAGCGTGGATCGCACCACCGTTGAGGAAGAAGGACTCATGTGGGGGGCCTATGAGGAACTCAACAAGTTGAAGCATGACCACTATGTGGTTTCCAATACTCCGGTAGAGTCCACTTAA
- a CDS encoding uncharacterized protein (Compare to YALI0D00539g, weakly similar to uniprot|P53207 Saccharomyces cerevisiae YGR013w SNU71 associated with U1 snRNP no counterpart in mammalian U1 snRNP): protein MFHDPYKKNAHDIPGLVPEVSRESITASKLPKLVDPVFKPGALPVIPGIIPEKVEKEDKDASKQVNGTTKAKLKTRKEADAVKFRAPGIPVSQQIHTVFFNGMPKISDKALDGMLGLLPTISAWTRLKDVCGYNTDSGFITFSSAMGVAVARRCLGELTVMDGEEEKKINVTCEENTMSKIDDVNDALILSETGKSPANLIDSMQAIIDGTEVAEEEEDEEEEEELPLSQITFDVDPFYDVIEPDRTNLKNDIKNFRNSAVNAEKDAFAKRGEFGKQRISRRTTAAEKVLGHVKGTSTSSSTTTTNRATDLRLSEKEREMYREYSRELHSIENRDKISDEDYAVEIMDKKEDEVEDLFIEAQKRWLSYENGRLRDLVSQWKQVEPEELENNRKTAIARLLDYDDDKERSKERHIYYYDHATWSRNRAEFRDGEIRREKEEAEEGEEAEVAAPVGPITISLKPKEDPKEAVDVLSKPVSVPDVGRLTEYVGEQVEEFLGAKEEDLIKFIVDHIVSGHSAQELITELEGPLDEEGAILVKNVWGWLQ from the coding sequence ATGTTTCACGATCCATACAAGAAGAACGCTCACGATATTCCAGGTCTCGTGCCTGAGGTGAGCCGAGAATCTATAACTGCGTCCAAGTTACCGAAGCTTGTTGATCCGGTCTTCAAGCCAGGAGCTCTACCCGTCATTCCAGGAATCATTCCtgagaaggtggagaaggaggacaaggatgCCTCAAAGCAGGTAAATGGTACGACAAAGGCAAAGCTCAAGACGAGAAAGGAGGCAGACGCTGTCAAGTTTAGGGCTCCGGGCATTCCTGTGTCTCAGCAGATCCACACTGTCTTTTTCAACGGCATGCCCAAGATCAGCGACAAGGCTCTTGACGGCATGTTAGGTCTACTTCCCACGATATCAGCATGGACTCGGCTCAAGGACGTGTGTGGCTACAACACAGACTCGGGTTTCATTACTTTCAGTAGTGCAATGGGAGTGGCTGTCGCTCGAAGATGCCTGGGAGAGCTGACTGTGATGGAtggtgaggaggagaagaagatcaatGTCACCTGTGAGGAGAACACCATGTCGAAGATTGATGATGTGAATGACGCTTTGATTCTGTCTGAGACTGGCAAGTCACCAGCCAACCTGATTGATTCGATGCAGGCGATTATTGATGGAACTGAAGTTgccgaagaagaggaggacgaggaggaagaggaagagctgCCGCTAAGCCAGATCACCTTTGATGTGGATCCATTCTATGACGTTATTGAGCCGGACCGAACCAACCTCAAAAACGATATCAAGAATTTTAGAAACTCTGCCGTCAATGCTGAGAAGGATGCGTTTGCAAAGAGAGGCGAGTTTGGCAAGCAGAGAATTTCCCGACGAACCACGGCGGCAGAGAAGGTGCTGGGTCATGTCAAGGGTACCAGCACCTCTTCCAGTACGACCACAACTAACCGAGCTACTGATCTGCGTCTGTCCGAGAAGGAGCGGGAGATGTACAGAGAGTACTCGCGAGAGTTACACAGCATTGAGAATAGAGACAAAATTTCTGACGAGGACTATGCTGTTGAAAtcatggacaagaaggaggacgaggttGAGGATCTATTTATCGAGGCCCAGAAGAGATGGCTCAGCTACGAGAACGGTCGTCTCCGAGATCTCGTCAGCCAGTGGAAACAGGTAGAGCctgaggagctggagaacaACAGAAAGACGGCTATTGCAAGACTTCTGGACTATGACGACGACAAAGAGCGATCCAAGGAGAGACACATCTACTACTATGATCATGCTACTTGGTCCCGCAACCGAGCCGAGTTCCGAGACGGCGAGATTCGAcgagagaaagaggaggCTGAAGAGGGGGAGGAAGCCGAGGTGGCAGCGCCCGTTGGTCCCATCACCATCTCActcaagcccaaggaggatcccaaggaggctgtggACGTGCTTTCCAAGCCTGTGTCGGTTCCCGATGTTGGACGCCTTACGGAGTATGTTGGTGAGCAGGTAGAGGAGTTCCTTggagccaaggaggaagatcTTATCAAGTTCATTGTCGACCATATTGTTTCTGGACACAGCGCACAGGAGCTCATCACTGAGCTGGAGGGTCCTCTTGATGAGGAAGGCGCCATCCTGGTGAAGAATGTTTGGGGATGGCTTCAGTGA
- a CDS encoding uncharacterized protein (Compare to YALI0D00429g, similar to Saccharomyces cerevisiae SBA1 (YKL117W); ancestral locus Anc_2.455, weakly similar to uniprot|P28707 Saccharomyces cerevisiae YKL117w SBA1 Hsp90 (Ninety) Associated Co- chaperone) codes for MNKTKSITPEVTWAQRSNEHILAKNIVYLNILIPDAKDIEIELTSNKLKLNAYNDHNSYELDLQFYGDIDPEASKKTETGRGISYILQKVKCEKDYWPRLTNEKHRLRFIKTDFDKWVDEDEQDEEPPAEEDMGMGGQGLDFSQLGGAGGAGGAGGMGGMDMASMMQAMGGAGGAGGAGGAGGMDMAAMMQAMGGAGGAGGAGGAGGMDMEALMKQMGGGAGLAGGAEDAEGAEGEKGEEAEELPELKEDK; via the coding sequence ATGAACAAGACTAAGTCTATCACCCCCGAGGTTACCTGGGCCCAGCGGTCTAACGAGCACATTCTAGCCAAGAACATTGTCTACCTGAACATCCTGATTCCCGATgccaaggacattgagatTGAGCTCACCAGCAACAAGCTGAAGCTCAACGCTTACAACGATCACAACTCCTACGAGCTGGATCTTCAGTTCTACGGCGACATTGATCCCGAGGCTAGCAAAAAGACCGAGACCGGTCGAGGCATCTCCTACATTCTCCAGAAGGTCAAGTGCGAGAAGGACTACTGGCCCCGACTCACCAACGAGAAGCACCGTCTTCGGTTCATCAAGACCGACTTCGACAAGTGGGttgacgaggacgagcaggacgaggagcctcctgccgaggaggacatGGGCATGGGAGGCCAGGGCCTTGACTTCTCCCAGCTTGGCGGTGCCGGTGGTGCCGGAGGCGCTGGAGGCATGGGCGGCATGGACATGGCCTCTATGATGCAGGCTATGGGCGGtgctggaggtgctggCGGTGCCGGAGGCGCTGGTGGCATGGATATGGCTGCCATGATGCAGGCCATGGGTGGCGCcggtggtgctggaggtgctggaggtgctggaggtATGGACATGGAGGCTCTCATGAAGCAGATGGGCGGTGGTGCCGGTCTTGCTGGCGGTGCTGAGGACGCCGAGGGTGCTGAGGGCGAGAAGGgcgaggaggctgaggagcttcctgagctcaaggaggacaaaTAA